From Coffea arabica cultivar ET-39 chromosome 9c, Coffea Arabica ET-39 HiFi, whole genome shotgun sequence, one genomic window encodes:
- the LOC113707988 gene encoding protein DETOXIFICATION 46, chloroplastic-like: MNFSSTQTLHSRFLFVEAPKFQKHYHSFLLQSHFLPLPLNASPVHLLSTTHTPNSWKSCRRWRHHRRVMEPETSVGSTRDAPAVLSVGEEEQRAEEIVAVESDQREEFSADENLWNQMVEVVNFSGPAVGLWLCGPLMSLIDTAVIGQGSSVELAALGPGTVFIDNTSYVFMFLSIATSNLVATSLARQDKDEVQHQISNLLFIGLGCGVFMLVFTRLFGPWVLTAFIGAKNTDIIAASNTYVQIRGLAWPAILIGWIAQSSSLGMKDSWGPLNALAVASVINGIGDIVLCRGLDYGIAGAAWATMVSQVAAAYMMIRSLNDKGYNAFSMSIPSPNELVQIIMLAAPVFLTLISKVAFYSLLVYFATSMGTHTVAAHQVMIQLYCMCIVWGEPLSQTAQSFMPELIYGANQSRPKARTLLKSLVLIGALSGLILGFIGTSVPWWFPKIFSHDPLVVKEMHKVLFPFFLTLSVNASMQSLEGTLLAVRDLKFISSSMSILFSLGALLLLLLSSRGCGLRGCWFALVAFQWSLFSVALWRLTLPNGILYVEDLHSNQMDKLKVA, from the exons ATGAATTTCTCTAGTACCCAAACTCTCCATTCCCGGTTCCTCTTCGTAGAAGCCCCTAAATTCCAGAAACATTACCATTCTTTTCTCCTTCAATCCCATTTCTTACCACTTCCCCTGAACGCTTCCCCTGTTCATCTGTTATCCACTACCCATACGCCCAATAGCTGGAAAAGTTGTCGTCGATGGCGTCATCATCGTCGAGTTATGGAACCGGAGACTTCAGTAGGGAGTACACGGGATGCACCTGCAGTTTTGTCTGTAGGAGAGGAAGAACAAAGAGCAGAAGAAATAGTAGCAGTAGAGTCTGATCAAAGAGAGGAATTTTCAGCTGATGAGAACCTTTGGAATCAGATGGTGGAGGTTGTGAATTTCTCTGGTCCGGCTGTTGGGTTATGGCTCTGTGGGCCGTTGATGAGTCTCATTGACACTGCCGTTATTGGTCAAGGGAGCTCCGTTGAGCTTGCAGCCTTAG gtccaggaACTGTGTTCATTGACAATACTAGTTATGTGTTCATGTTCCTTTCAATTGCTACGTCCAATTTGGTTGCTACCTCACTTGCCAGGCAG GATAAAGATGAAGTGCAGCATCAGATATCTAATTTGCTTTTCATTGGGTTGGGTTGTGGTGTTTTTATGCTTGTCTTTACAAGATTATTTGGTCCCTGGGTGCTTACTG CTTTTATAGGGGCAAAAAATACAGATATTATAGCTGCATCAAACACTTATGTTCAG ATTCGAGGCTTAGCCTGGCCAGCAATACTAATTGGATGGATTGCTCAGAGCTCAAG CCTAGGCATGAAAGACTCCTGGGGACCTTTAAATGCTCTGGCTGTTGCCAGTGTTATTAACGGCATTGGTGATATAGTTTTATGCAGAGGCTTAGATTATGGTATTGCTGGGGCGGCTTGGGCAACAATGGTTTCACAA GTTGCTGCTGCTTATATGATGATTAGATCTCTGAATGACAAGGGATATAATGCATTTTCCATGTCCATTCCATCTCCTAATGAACTTGTGCAGATAATTATGCTTGCAGCCCCAGTTTTTTTAACACTCATATCAAAG GTGGCATTTTACTCCCTCCTCGTTTATTTTGCCACGTCAATGGGCACGCATACAGTTGCCGCTCACCAG GTCATGATACAACTGTACTGTATGTGCATAGTATGGGGAGAACCTCTTTCTCAAACGGCACAGTCATTTATGCCTGAGCTGATATATGGAGCTAATCAAAGTAGACCTAAG GCACGAACACTCTTGAAGTCACTGGTGCTAATAGGAGCTTTAAGTGGACTAATACTTGGATTTATTGGGACATCAGTTCCCTGGTGGTTCCCCAAGATTTTTTCACACGATCCTCTTGTCGTAAAGGAG ATGCATAAAGTGCTGTTTCCATTCTTTCTTACACTATCTGTGAATGCAAGTATGCAAAGCCTTGAAGGAACTTTGCTG GCTGTACGGGATTTGAAATTTATTAGTTCATCAATGAGCATACTTTTCTCTTTGGGTGCTCTTCTTTTGCTG CTGTTGAGCAGCAGAGGATGTGGTTTGCGTGGGTGCTGGTTTGCTCTTGTTGCATTTCAATGG TCTTTATTTTCTGTTGCTCTATGGCGTCTTACCTTGCCAAATGGGATACTTTACGTGGAAGACTTGCATTCTAATCAGATGGATAAGCTGAAAGTAGCATAA